The following is a genomic window from Synergistaceae bacterium.
CAAGCTCGCAGGAACTCCTGCAGTGTGTGGCTTGTACACGTTCAAGGTCAGAGCGTATAATTCAGCAGGCTGGAGCGATCCCAAAGAGTTCAAGCTCGTAGTCAACAGGCCTCCCGTGATATTCGGGACTCTGAAGGATGCTATGCAAGGCATGTACTATGAAGGATATGTGGGCGTGGATTATGGGACGTTACCGTTCAAGGCTGAGATAATCAGGGGCACACGTCCTGCAGGACTGTCAATGTCTGTATCAGGTCGCGGAGTGTACTTCAAGGGTACACCTTCCACTATCAGGGATTATGAATTCACGTTGAAGATCACCGACAAGAACGGTGCAACAGCCACGAAAGCCTTCAAGATGAAGGTGAAGAAGAAGGTAGTGCTCACATTCAGCTACAGCTTTATGAACGGCGTGAACGGCATACCCTATTCTGACTGGGTGAAGGTCTCCGGAGGTACATCGCCGTATACCTGCTCCATTGCCTCAGGCAAACTCCCGGACGGCTTGTATCTCAGCGTATCAGGAGAAAGGATTTACATCAAGGGAACTCCCAAGAAGGCCGGAACGTTCACCTTTACGCTCAAGACCAGAGACAAAAACGGAGCTGAGGGCAGTAAAGCATACAGCATAACGATAGTTCAGCCCGCGATAACAGGAACTGTGCCTTCACTACTTGCACGCGGAGCAACTGTATCAATAACGTCGCTCAAAGCCGACTGGGCAATAAAGCCCTGCACGTGGCGCATAAGCTCCGGCAGACTTCCAGACGGCCTCAGCATAAACTCCAGCACGGGGAAGATTTCAGGAACACTCAGAAAGGCGGGAAGATTCGTTTTTACCGTTACCGTGCGGGATAAGAACGGTCTCACAGTATCAAAGTCCTTCGCGATGACGGTAACCGAGACGACAGTAACAGGAACAATCCAGACGGTGCTGACGCGCGGAGTTTCTGTCGTGTGGGTATTCAAGGCCTCAGGAGGCACTCCGAGCTACATATGGAGTCTCGGTGGCGGAAGCCTCCCTGCCGGTCTCAGCTTCAACAAGTCAACCGGGAAGGTTAGCGGCGGCCTCACAAAGGTCGGAACGTACACGTTCATCATCAAAGCTGTGGACAGAAACGGAATTGCGGGCACAAAGAAATTCACAGTGAAGGTTGTTGAACCGACTCCCACTGACGTTGGAGCGACACCGCGTGGAGTAAAGTCCTTGCCTTCGGTGTCCGGCATCACCCTTCAGATCGACAGCAGGGACATCGTCGAAGCGCATGAAGGCAGAGACAGCGACATAGTCAAGGTCAAAGCTGGCGCACCCGTCAGGTTCATTGTCGGCGGGCGGGGCTTTAATGCCTCAGATGTCAGAGTGTTCATCGATGACGCTCTTGCGGAAGATATTACGGTTGAAGAAGGCACGTTTACACTCCCTGCAGAGAAAGTTCATGGAGACTTCAAGGTAGGAGTCAGAGCACAGCACGGGGATGAGGAACTGGAGTCCGAAGAACTGTACATTATCTCTGAGCGGTAGCAGGCGTA
Proteins encoded in this region:
- a CDS encoding putative Ig domain-containing protein, which gives rise to MRKGRFAGIVCTVILLLLCLCSTVWAKTPRDAAVDYAYQIYNYTWSVKHSIPRYHADKNPTAVSGTIKGIPYTYANMVSFAEYKALSNADKGIVYGGSMKYGMVCATLVTDCIRQAFWDRELPLLHTVMFHKSRYSSAYTKLVSSVSSAIFNNDHTCEQWQNIWASIRSSQASSGYPAYKKLQKGDYLNDWNHVIFVVDNNTSTQTITYIDQTYCWDTVANGMVGTHKGTYTYARLSEKCYVPMYVNYPASFRVYHEPPKILTTSLSDAYIGEFFYAKIQVTGTTPIYFTGGTAKTLANGIGTQEMLNGSDTSGIIKGTPKNPAKRALPYTLNFTVTATNSAGSSAPRTFTITVRQRKPIITTTSPLPQATQGRTYAVTFAASNNPTKWAIISGSLPRGLSLNQSTGKLAGTPAVCGLYTFKVRAYNSAGWSDPKEFKLVVNRPPVIFGTLKDAMQGMYYEGYVGVDYGTLPFKAEIIRGTRPAGLSMSVSGRGVYFKGTPSTIRDYEFTLKITDKNGATATKAFKMKVKKKVVLTFSYSFMNGVNGIPYSDWVKVSGGTSPYTCSIASGKLPDGLYLSVSGERIYIKGTPKKAGTFTFTLKTRDKNGAEGSKAYSITIVQPAITGTVPSLLARGATVSITSLKADWAIKPCTWRISSGRLPDGLSINSSTGKISGTLRKAGRFVFTVTVRDKNGLTVSKSFAMTVTETTVTGTIQTVLTRGVSVVWVFKASGGTPSYIWSLGGGSLPAGLSFNKSTGKVSGGLTKVGTYTFIIKAVDRNGIAGTKKFTVKVVEPTPTDVGATPRGVKSLPSVSGITLQIDSRDIVEAHEGRDSDIVKVKAGAPVRFIVGGRGFNASDVRVFIDDALAEDITVEEGTFTLPAEKVHGDFKVGVRAQHGDEELESEELYIISER